The following is a genomic window from Elaeis guineensis isolate ETL-2024a chromosome 10, EG11, whole genome shotgun sequence.
GTTCTTGTGATGATTTAGGTACCATTTTGTTCATTCTCTATGCCTTTATCAAGACAAATATGTGGACTTTCGACTCAACTGTTGAATGTCTGCATAGCTTCCCTGTGTAAAGCTAGGAATTTGGAGAAAGCCGAGGCTGTTTTAATCGACGGTATAAGACTTGGATGTATTCCAGATGTTGTAACATATAATACATTGATCACGGCATATTGCCGCTTTGTTGGGATGGATGAAGCATACTCGATTCTTTATAGAATGAGAGAGGTAGGCATAAAACCTGATGTAATTACTTACAATTCTTTAATTGCTGGGGCTACTCGGTATTGCCTTCCGTCACGTGCGCTGGAGCTGTTTGATGAAATGTTGCAGATTGGACTTGCTCCTGATGAATGGAGCTATAACACTCTAATGCACTGTTTGTTTAAAACTGGATATCCGGAGGAGGCCTACAAGATTTATTTGgatatgattttgaaaaatatcaCTCCTTCATCGGCTACATATAATACTTTAATAAATGGTTTGTGCAAGATGGGAAAGGCGGTGTATGCTGTGAGACTGTTTAGAAACTTGCAAAAGTTGGGGTTTTCTGCAGGGCTGGTGACATATAATACAATTATAGATGGGCTCTGTAAATGTGGCAGGATAGATCAAGCAAGAAGGATTCTCAAGGAACTTGGAGAATCAGGTTGTGCTCCAAATGTCATTACTTATACGACAGTTATGAAGTGCTGCTTTAGATGGGGAAAATTTGAGCAAGGAtttgagattttttatgaaatgatGAACAAAGGGTACAATTCAGATGTCTTTGCCTATTGTACAGTAATCAGCACATTGACCAAGAAAGGTATGCTTACAGATGCTAATGCTTGTGTTGAACAAATGCTGGGAAATGGTATTGGCCTTGATAAAGCATGTTATAACACTCTACTTTATCTGCTTTGCAGAGAAGGTAAGTTAGAAATTGCATTCCAGTTGCTGAATGAGATGGAAGAAGGTGGCCTTGAGGGTGATGAATATACATACTCTATTTTGGTCAATGGGTTGTGTAAAATGGGTTACATTGATGCTGCCTTCAAGCAGTTGCGTTTGATGGAGGTGAGGGACTTCAAGTCAAACTTGGTAGCTTATAATTGCTTGATTGATGGGTTGTGTAAGGTGGGAGAGGTGGATTCTGCCATGAAGTTATTCAATAAGATGAAATCCAAGGATCCTTTCACATACACATCATTGCTGCATGGCCTATGCAGGAAGGGTCGGTTTCGTGTGGCATCCAAGCTCTTGCTGACTTGCTTAAGGGAAGGCATGAATGTTCTCAGATCTGCCCAACGTGCTGTTATTACTGGTCTTCAAAGTTCAGGATTTAAAAGGGATGCAGGGAAGCTCAGGACAGCATTACGCCTGGCTCAGCTTTCGCAGTACTAACTGagggaaaagaaacaaaagtatacATTATATATGAAATTGCTCCAGAGATAAACTCTCAAGAGGATGAGAACATGGCTGTTGCTCCTCTGCACCTTAAAGCTCGGGAGGCATTGGTGATATACCTGCATCTGTGTTGCATGAAATTCTTTGCATGGATTTGATCTAACAACTCTCTTTGAtagaggaagtaacccttgaaaagACCAAGTGATAGAGCATCGAAAGAGAACTTCTTACCTTATGAACCTGATTCATCTACCAAAGGGGTCAAATTTGCTTTGGAATCTTTCCAGAATGTTGTATTTTTGCCTGCTTCCTATACAATTTGCTATTCAAATATTTTGTAGAAACCCATTCCTGGTCCTGCAGCTGCTCTAGATTCAGGTGACTagccttatccactcttggcctTGGCAAAATGTAACCTTAACAAACTTGGAGGCTCTATGAGCTCCTATTTCGGGGAATGTGAGACAAATCGCGCACTTTACATCCAGACTTGATCCACCACTGAAGGTGTTCTCCTAAGCTCATATTTGGAGATTGTACAAGTAGGACCTAATTTGGACAACTGGGTAGTTACAAGTTTGGTTGCGCATAAGAGGGCACCAGAAGTCACTTCAGGTATGGGGGAAGTCGCTTCAGGTGTTTGGTTGTTCCGAAGTGGCCTGTACTGAGTTCCCACTGTGAGAGGACCTGGGCTCAACAATGCAGGAACTCTGGCTGGTAGGAAGCCAAAGTCACTTGGGCAAAGTGAGTTACACCATCAACTTATGAGAAACCAACAAGCATTAGATTGCATCCAGAGAATTCTATGAATACAGTCCAACGTGAATCTGTAGCCTAGCTTTCTCTTGGCCTCGGGCAATATTTTCCCGGTCTGAAGACAACCTGCTTTGCTGCTTGCTTTACAGATGCAATGTTAGCTCCCTGCAGTCCGAATGCATGGCAGGAGAGAAGAAAACATTGAGTAGCCCGAAGGAACCCGGAAGACATGACATGATAAGCACCACTCCTTGCTTTGACACAATTTCTCATCTTGGTAAAGCTCATATTGATAAGCGGGTTAGAATAGTGGTCTAGTCTGTTGAAGTGTATGCCCATTGTCTACTTGTGTTCGTCAGGTATATAGACGACCATTTGTATGCTGGCCCTGGCTGTGTCCAAACCTGTGCAAATTCTTGCTGGTTCTGTAAAACAGATGCAGTCTGGTTGCGGTCACGATTCTGTTGGATGTGATAGTGGTAGGTTGCAGTATCTACGTTAGAAAAGACTTGTATTAATCTTGAAAGCCGTATTATCCTGTAGTGCTTCCTTCTGAAAAATATTAAAAGCCAAGAAACTTCTTGTGGCAAAAGTGAGGAACTTTAGTAGCTATTTCCATGTGCAGACAAGTAAAAGTGACAGATACACAGCCAAATAAGCCTGCATATCTGATGTGGATTTCTCATTATCCAGGTCTCTGAGGAAAACAAAGAGATTAAACTGGATATTAGACCCGCATTCTAACTGCTGGGGCTGACTGACGGCAGAGAGTTTTCCATACCCGGGGACCAACAAATTTAGTTGCTTAGTATTTTTCCCATCTacaaaaaataacttttattttgtCCAGGACTAAAGATGATGTATTAATCCATCCTACATGATGGTACCAGCTACAAAATTATCCATGGGGCAAGATATTTTCATGGGTATAAAGGTGCTTAAACTATCACGGACATCCACGCAAGATATTTTCACCACATCTTTTACAAAAATCCGCAAACCATCACTAGAAAAAGTGTACGAAACATTACTCGTCGGCTTAAACTCCCTTGATCCATATCACTTCTGTCACACTAAATTGTATTCGAACATTAAGCCAGGATAgtctgatcaaagcattatgCCTTCACATTAAATCATATCCAAGCATTAAGCCAGGAAGATTATGATCAGAGCATGACACCTTCAGCTAGAACATAAATGATGCCTAATCTCTGGGTTAAAGAACACAGTTGATTTATCTTCTCTGGGAACCGATAAGTCCATGGCCTTACCATTTAACCAACATATTTAATGTACTGCTTGGTGGCTTTGTTGAACAAAGAATAGCGTGAAAGCGTTTAAGCAGCGCTTGTTTGAATGTGCCTATGCTGCACAAGAAGATGAAGGAATCCAACTGATGGAATAAATATTTCCTGATCCTACAAATTCTGAGATTCATCGAGTTTTAACCAGTGCATGGAATAACTGAACTAACGAGGTCATCGcatcaatcaaaacaaaaaaagACATTGCATGGAATAACCGGACCGACGCGGTCATGGCATCAATCAAAACGAAAATGACATTTAATTACGCATCGGTCAACAGTGGCAGGTAACGCCAACTTCCATAAACTTCTTGATAGCTTACATTCTTGGACATGTTAGTGCAGGTAAGGCCCAGGCGCAGGGCAATTCCCCCAAAATTTAACATCTGTAAGATTTACAGACTGAATAGTTTTGTTGTTAGTCCATAAAAGCTACCCCTTGATCAAGTATTAGGATTGTGCctgaaaatatctacaataaaattTACAAGCGCCTGAACAAATTCCACGCAGCGGCCCTAactattgctgctgctgctgacTGTCATTTACAGGCTCAGGACGGCGCCTCCTGAAGTACTTTCTGTTGAAGGACTCTGCATGCTCTGGGAAGATTTCCTTCACAAAATTCTCCATGCACTTTCTATAGGAGAAATCAGCACTAGTGCCATCACAAGATACCACATAAAAACACCTGGAATCTTGAAAATCCTTGTGCTTGTCAACCTGTCAGTTGAACAACAGTGTTACATCTTTCCGCATTAACAGGCAACTAAGTAGCTTGCAATTTTCAGCTGAATCCAGGTTGTTGTCATGACGTCCGTAAGACATCATTAAAAAGTTTAGCTTCAATAATAGACTGATGAATTCACTGAGCTTACCATGA
Proteins encoded in this region:
- the LOC105053023 gene encoding uncharacterized protein; amino-acid sequence: MPLSRQICGLSTQLLNVCIASLCKARNLEKAEAVLIDGIRLGCIPDVVTYNTLITAYCRFVGMDEAYSILYRMREVGIKPDVITYNSLIAGATRYCLPSRALELFDEMLQIGLAPDEWSYNTLMHCLFKTGYPEEAYKIYLDMILKNITPSSATYNTLINGLCKMGKAVYAVRLFRNLQKLGFSAGLVTYNTIIDGLCKCGRIDQARRILKELGESGCAPNVITYTTVMKCCFRWGKFEQGFEIFYEMMNKGYNSDVFAYCTVISTLTKKGMLTDANACVEQMLGNGIGLDKACYNTLLYLLCREGKLEIAFQLLNEMEEGGLEGDEYTYSILVNGLCKMGYIDAAFKQLRLMEVRDFKSNLVAYNCLIDGLCKVGEVDSAMKLFNKMKSKDPFTYTSLLHGLCRKGRFRVASKLLLTCLREGMNVLRSAQRAVITGLQSSGFKRDAGKLRTALRLAQLSQY